The following are from one region of the Plodia interpunctella isolate USDA-ARS_2022_Savannah chromosome 23, ilPloInte3.2, whole genome shotgun sequence genome:
- the LOC128680215 gene encoding uncharacterized protein LOC128680215: MNPNKYGFIDDAKVPRVIAKCHRGTQTNENSDSSLNSSKSKGTSPRKGSSQDLAVKVFEFNEIVQDSDHPELITIIRDSFSEETLEHTDAQTKDTTSNRYRYCREVIKPFLTKDYSKDCQSSDDEIIKDVLESVEKDYPDYKPCFKTCSTGTDNCKPKDSVTSIKQKQPVCKTSNTFFCDKVEAKSPAQAEVGSLIFPVPSSIHAENSSSDCTSIRSMDKFCAPSKNCDKDSNCPKINADKRRENNNTPDGQYDEPYDPCAKPKCEKKNKTCEPEIQTCKKPRATAKVPSPPVCPENDGLPCTRKLKSGCESAEDLKELEKQRRRAAAGACGGASAGSSKVDLFPSPRSPLGQKSIIDAHREALDTVMQAASLVICKAYDTTKDTVSLIQSGSAKHLEKIKASKSECEDMCNGPPQPPPKKKDPCEISNIVSKKNLMETIDKLETLDAEDVLHKMVEKMDSTISMISEHIDFDTIANILKSDQKNDYDKPTTPPQKLKLRPSHHSPDEQPSIESSIHDSIQANINTAGNVFTAIKSKIFSIFSEVTKGTDKEKPDEQREDFDDEDES; the protein is encoded by the coding sequence ATGAATCCTAACAAATACGGCTTTATAGATGATGCTAAGGTACCACGGGTAATAGCTAAATGTCACAGAGGGACCCAAACGAATGAAAATTCTGATAGTTCTCTTAATTCCTCAAAATCAAAGGGCACATCACCACGCAAAGGTTCCTCACAGGACTTGGCAGTAAAAGTCtttgaatttaatgaaatagtaCAAGATTCAGATCATCCagaattaataacaattatcaGGGACTCCTTTTCTGAAGAAACACTTGAACATACTGATGCGCAAACGAAAGACACTACCTCTAATAGATACAGATATTGTAGAGAGGTAATTAAACCGTTTCTTACAAAAGATTATTCTAAAGACTGCCAAAGTTCAGATGACGAAATTATCAAAGACGTTTTGGAATCAGTAGAAAAAGACTATCCAGACTATAAGCCATGTTTTAAAACCTGTAGTACTGGTACAGATAATTGTAAACCGAAGGACTCTGTAacttcaataaaacaaaaacaaccaGTTTGTAAAACGAGTAACACgtttttttgtgataaagtTGAAGCAAAATCTCCCGCTCAGGCAGAGGTTGGAAGTCTTATTTTTCCTGTCCCATCATCTATACATGCTGAAAACAGCTCATCAGATTGTACTAGCATAAGAAGTATGGATAAGTTTTGCGCACCATCTAAGAATTGCGATAAAGATTCAAATTGTCCGAAAATAAATGCGGATAAGAGAAGAGAGAATAATAATACACCTGATGGCCAATACGACGAGCCATATGATCCGTGTGCGAAAcctaaatgtgaaaaaaaaaataaaacatgtgaaCCAGAAATTCAAACTTGTAAAAAGCCAAGAGCTACTGCGAAAGTACCCTCGCCACCTGTCTGTCCTGAGAACGATGGTCTACCTTGTACACGAAAACTGAAATCTGGCTGTGAAAGTGCGGAAGATTTGAAAGAATTAGAAAAGCAAAGGAGAAGGGCGGCTGCTGGTGCGTGTGGAGGGGCAAGTGCAGGTTCGAGCAAGGTGGACCTCTTTCCTTCGCCTCGTAGCCCTCTAGGGCAAAAGTCTATTATAGATGCACACCGTGAAGCACTTGATACAGTGATGCAGGCTGCGTCTCTTGTGATCTGTAAAGCTTATGATACGACCAAGGACACTGTTAGTTTGATACAAAGCGGAAGTGCAAAACACCtggaaaaaattaaagcatcAAAATCGGAATGTGAAGATATGTGTAACGGGCCGCCACAGCCTCCACCCAAAAAGAAAGATCCGTGTGAGATTTCAAATATCGTTAGCAAGAAAAATCTAATGGAAACGATAGATAAATTGGAGACTTTAGATGCCGAGGATGTATTGCATAAAATGGTTGAGAAAATGGATTCTACCATATCTATGATAAGTGAACATATAGATTTTGATACTATAgccaatattttaaagagtGATCAAAAGAATGATTATGATAAACCGACAACTCCTCCccaaaaattgaaattaagaCCTTCACACCATTCTCCAGATGAGCAACCTAGTATAGAGTCTAGTATACATGATAGTATTCAGGCAAATATTAACACTGCTGGCAATGTATTCACAgctattaaaagtaaaattttctcaattttctCTGAGGTAACGAAAGGGACAGATAAGGAGAAACCAGATGAGCAAAGGGAAGATTTCGATGATGAAGACGAAAGTTAA
- the LOC128680216 gene encoding small proline-rich protein 2B-like: MSPAPVSQRVDIKDCRKVFPPHPCDPPPPCDPTKDPEGECTKPYLCYEKIKNPEDNEATRCREGAFLYSKKCAKIEPPHPCDDPPPKCTEKCKYRKYECNEPQLCLQRIKNPNLHPPECYEPPCLVTVTKNKKTDT, translated from the exons ATGTCGCCTGCACCTGTAAGCCAAAGAGTAGATATCAAGGATTGTCGTAAGGTATTTCCCCCCCACCCCTGTGATCCGCCACCCCCATGCGACCCTACAAAAGACCCCGAAGGAGAATGCACCAAACCATATCTGtgttatgaaaaaattaagaatCCCGAAGACAATGAAGCCA CCCGTTGCAGAGAAGGCGCTTTTTTGTACTCAAAGAAATGTGCCAAAATTGAGCCCCCTCACCCGTGCGATGACCCGCCACCAAAGTGCacagaaaaatgcaaatacaGAAAGTATGAGTGCAACGAACCCCAGTTGTGTTTGCAAAGAATCAAAAATCCTAATCTCCACCCACCTGAATGTTACGAACCACCTTGCTTGGTAACTGTAACTAAAAATAAGAAGACAGATACATAA
- the LOC128680154 gene encoding uncharacterized protein LOC128680154 has protein sequence MNTKQCEFDPIPEPEPPTPCQLQKCAEKGLVYQPPPQPEPPTPADCCAICREKIKNPEVILQKPEFPIVCVVEREKTGTSRCDDIEDQTAAHPDYFWPNCPPPPHPPDPPKIDPCEEQRKRECLEEKARRMKRYLE, from the exons atgaatacaaaacaatgtgAATTTGATCCTATTCCTGAACCTGAACCCCCAACCCCTTGTCAACTGCAGAAGTGTGCAGAGAAGGGGCTTGTATACCAGCCTCCGCCTCAACCAGAACCACCCACACCAGCTGATTGTTGCGCCATCTGTAgagaaaaaatcaaaaaccCAGAAGTGATATTACAGAAACCCGAGTTTCCAATAGTCTGTGTTGTAGAACGTGAGAAAACTg GCACTTCTAGATGTGACGATATAGAGGACCAAACAGCAGCGCATCCTGATTACTTCTGGCCCAACTGTCCACCCCCACCTCACCCCCCAGATCCGCCTAAAATAGATCCTTGTGAAGAGCAAAGAAAACGAGAATGTCTGGAAGAAAAAGCTAGAAGAATGAAACGGTATTTGGAATAG